One window of the Melanotaenia boesemani isolate fMelBoe1 chromosome 14, fMelBoe1.pri, whole genome shotgun sequence genome contains the following:
- the spata18 gene encoding mitochondria-eating protein: protein MADNLRRLTNTSSFSVLQDKLESWLKDYHVISCDQNLNRCCELIELTAKIQGQLFAILNLTAAEGGHYAGVDTLKTRLLPWLGSCFSMARPSVTDDTSLQLIQDSVEKDRKIRELSVFHESDMQKMETQLCSTRLQLDSVRAELMGAQKELDETKSKSATTLLATEDEILQLKADLRSAHEQLEMYKRNLDDSERQMRLLRDEVSYLNTEKAMLQGRLVRSRSPSPLPRLSHSSSPVRSESPTRAQLTNSSRHARLVSRFSDLYAVERLEAQTLLRRYITDLEMVQKIIFIAVVESFQTAKLAYRQFKLRVRKTLSSSHFGPESLEDAAVDYIVRNLDLYDVEASVNDVINAMNVNPRISFPPEVDFALISALIRETCRVAFAMQTLDQPLDLAFASDGELFNDSKYRRSYDSEFSAPLVMYHVWPALVEGNTTIVKGDAVTRRGALWSRSRSRSRSVSPVRSRSLSPSRSLGYKSKRSLSPEHLTASHL from the exons ATGGCGGACAATTTAAGGAGACTGACCAATACATCTTCCTTCAGCGTCTTGCAGGATAAGCTTGAGAGCTGGCTCAAAGACTACCAT GTGATTTCCTGTGACCAGAATCTGAACAGGTGTTGTGAGCTCATTGAACTTACTGCCAAGATCCAGGGCCAACTGTTTGCCATTCTTAACCTAACTGCTGCTGAGG GTGGGCACTATGCTGGAGTGGACACTCTTAAAACACGACTTCTACCGTGGCTTGGAAGCTGTTTCTCCATGGCGAGGCCCTCAGTTACTGATGACACCAGTCTACAGCTCATCCAG GATTCAgtagagaaagacagaaagatcaGAGAGCTCTCTGTTTTCCATGAGAGTGACATGCAGAAGATGGAGACTCAGCTGTGCTCCACTCGCCTACAGCTGGATTCAGTCAGAGCAGA ACTTATGGGTGCTCAGAAAGAGCTGGATGAGACAAAGAGCAAATCAGCGACCACCCTGCTCGCCACCGAAGATGAAATCTTACAGCTGAAAGCAGA TCTGCGTTCGGCTCATGAACAGCTGGAGATGTATAAGAGGAATCTGGATGACTCTGAGCGACAGATGCGCTTGTTAAGAGATGAAGTGTCTTATCTGAACACAGAGAAGGCCATGCTGCAGGGGAG GTTGGTGAGGAGTCGCTCTCCGAGCCCTTTGCCAAGGCTCAGCCATTCGTCCAGCCCAGTGAGGAGTGAGTCGCCCACCAGAGCTCAACTCACCAACTCGTCCCGCCACGCACGCCTTGTCTCACGCTTCAGTGACCTGTACGCTGTGGAGCGTCTGGAGGCTCAGACCCTGCTTCGACGCTACATCACTGACTTGGAGATGgttcagaaaattattttcatcGCTGTCGTG GAATCCTTCCAAACAGCAAAACTGGCCTACCGCCAGTTCAAGCTGCGAGTGAGAAAGACACTATCCTCTTCCCACTTTGGTCCGGAGAGTCTTGAGGATGCAGCCGTGGACTACATTGTCAGAAACTTGGACCTCTATGATGTTGAAGCCAGCGTCAAT GATGTGATCAATGCCATGAATGTGAACCCTCGGATCTCCTTCCCACCAGAGGTGGACTTTGCCCTCATTAGTGCCTTGATCAGAGAGACATGCAGGGTGGCATTCGCCATGCAGACGCTGGATCAACCTCTTGACTTGGCCTTTGCAAGTGATGGAGAACTATTCAATGATAGCAA GTACCGTCGGAGCTACGACTCTGAGTTCTCAGCTCCTCTGGTGATGTACCATGTCTGGCCAGCTTTGGTTGAAGGAAACACTACAATTGTAAAAGGCGATGCCGTGACCAGAAGAGGAGCTCTG tGGAGCAGAAGCCGGAGCCGGAGCAGGAGTGTTAGCCCCGTACGCTCTCGATCTCTCAGCCCAAGCCGCAGTCTT ggatataaaagcaaaagaagcCTGTCTCCTGAACATCTCACAGCTAGCCACCTGTAA
- the sgcb gene encoding beta-sarcoglycan: MASEQESSNGPVKKSMREKAIERRNINKEHNSNFKAGYVPIEEERLHKTGLRGRKGNMAVCIIVLLFLLALINLIITLVIWTVIRIGPNGCDSMEFHESGLLRFKQKADMGIVHPLHKSTVGGRKDQDLVIVGNNNPVVFQQGSTKLSVEKDKTSVVSDVGISFTDPRTQNTYFSTDFENHEFHLPKGVKVLSVKKASTERITSSASSDLNIKGDSKAIIRGNEGVNIMGRTVEFKMGGDIELRAENSIVLNGSVMFNATRIPSAGDLYLNDGLERYKLCMCEDGTLFRVLVKFPNMGCQTSDNPCKKAH, encoded by the exons ATGGCGTCCGAGCAG gaAAGCTCCAATGGGCCTGTTAAGAAGTCCATGCGAGAGAAGGCCATAGAAAGACGCAACATTAACAAGGAACACAACAGTAACTTCAAAGCTGGCTACGTGCCCATTGAAGAGGAGCGTCTTCATAAGACAGGGTTAAGAGGACGCAAGGGAAACATGGCTGTTTGCATCATcgttctcctcttcctccttgcCTTAATTAACCTCATT ATCACACTGGTGATATGGACAGTGATCCGCATCGGCCCAAATGGCTGCGACAGTATGGAGTTCCACGAGAGTGGCCTGTTGCGCTTCAAGCAGAAAGCAGACATGGGCATCGTTCACCCACTGCACAAGAGCACAGTAGGAGGCCGTAAAGATCAGGACCTAGTCATAGTTGGAAACAACAACCCG GTAGTATTCCAGCAAGGCTCCACCAAGCTGAGTGTAGAAAAAGACAAGACCTCAGTCGTCAGTGACGTTGGCATATCCTTCACAGACCCTCGGACACAGAACACTTACTTCAGTACAGACTTTGAAAACCACGAGTTCCATCTGCCCAAAGGAGTCAAAGTCCTGAGTGTTAAAAAGGCTTCCACAGAAAGG ATCACAAGTAGTGCATCATCTGACCTGAACATTAAGGGAGACAGCAAGGCCATCATTCGTGGTAATGAGGGGGTGAACATCATGGGCCGGACTGTGGAGTTCAAAATGGGCGGCGACATTGAGCTCAGGGCT GAGAACAGCATCGTTCTTAACGGATCTGTCATGTTCAATGCTACGCGCATCCCATCTGCAGGAGACTTGTATTTAAATGACGGTCTGGAGAGGTACAAGCTCTGCATGTGTGAAGATGGGACTCTGTTCCGTGTGCTGGTGAAATTCCCCAACATGGGCTGCCAGACGTCAGACAACCCATGTAAAAAAGCCCACTAG